A DNA window from Hydra vulgaris chromosome 13, alternate assembly HydraT2T_AEP contains the following coding sequences:
- the LOC136089198 gene encoding uncharacterized protein LOC136089198 — MSMSASGIYVPPLIIFPRVRAPKNVNIIEKAPLGTIASYHPSGWMQADIFLKWFDHFLSFVMPSKKRPVLLLLDGHATHTKNMEFIMKPRENYATVICFPPHCSHRLQPLDVSFMAPFSSNYLNEVRIWLRTHPRVVTEYQIPELFGIAYMKSANMLTAVNYFRKTGISPLDREVFDDWMFEPSETTNRSFPEMDSATSNLTTKSQTQIISLQELSLTSCSESETLSSTSMASFTIASPAEIVSISNEKTQQTRK, encoded by the coding sequence ATGAGTATGAGTGCCTCTGGTATATACGTGCCCCCCTTGATTATTTTCCCCCGTGTTAGAGCTCCCAAGAATGTTAATATTATCGAAAAAGCTCCTCTGGGTACTATTGCATCATATCACCCTAGTGGTTGGATGCAGGCAGATATATTTTTGAAGTGGTTTGACCATTTTCTGTCCTTTGTAATGCCATCCAAAAAAAGGCCTGTACTGCTATTATTAGATGGTCATGCaacacatacaaaaaatatggaattcATAATGAAACCACGTGAAAATTATGCTACTGTTATTTGCTTTCCACCACATTGTTCACACCGTCTGCAGCCACTAGATGTCTCCTTCATGGCACCATTTAGTAGCAACTATTTGAATGAAGTTCGTATTTGGCTGCGTACACATCCTAGAGTTGTGACCGAATATCAGATTCCAGAACTATTTGGAATAGCTTATATGAAATCTGCAAACATGTTGACAGctgtaaattattttagaaagacTGGAATAAGTCCACTTGATCGTGAAGTTTTTGATGATTGGATGTTTGAGCCTTCAGAAACAACCAACAGGTCATTTCCTGAGATGGATTCAGCAACATCAAATCTAACTACCAAGTCTCAAACACAAATTATTTCACTGCAAGAATTATCCCTGACATCTTGCTCTGAATCAGAAACTTTGTCTTCAACATCTATGGCTTCTTTCACAATTGCTTCACCTGCAGAAATTGTAAGTATTTCGAATGAAAAAACTCAGCAAACTCGCAAATGA